The following are encoded together in the Cheilinus undulatus linkage group 3, ASM1832078v1, whole genome shotgun sequence genome:
- the wdr1 gene encoding WD repeat-containing protein 1, with protein MAYELKHVFASLPQMERGVAKVIGGDPKGNNFLYTNGKCVIIRNIDNPAIADIYTEHAHNVTVAKYSPSGYYIASGDVSGKLRIWDTTQKEHILKNEFSPFSGIIKDIAWTEDSKRIAIVGEGREKFGAVILWDSGNSVGEISGHCKRINSVDIRQCRPYRLATGSDDTCSSYYEGPPYKFKNTKHEHSQFVHCVRFCPDGERYVTAGADGKICIYDGKTGDFISPLGGEKAHNGGIYAVSWSPDSSQLISASGDKTVKLWDVATGTAVTTFNMGTDVADQQLGCLWQKDHLLSISLSGYINYLDKNNPDRPIRVIKGHSKSIQCLVVHNSKGQQYIYSGSNDGHINYWDADSGENDCFSGKGHTNLVSKMAVTEADELVTCSMDDTLRYTSINKKEYSGTDMVKMDFQPKSVSVASGGLSLAVCIGQVILLKDKKKVFTLDNLSYEPEVGVMHPNGTTAAVGGTDGNVYLYSVQGNTLKDEGKIVEVKGPVTDLAYSNDGAHLAVIDERKVATVFNVADGYSTNTEFYGHHAKPVSLAWSPDNEHFATGGMDMMVFIWTLGDTDKRIKLPDTHRLHHVSGLAWVDEHTLVTTSYDASIKQWTVSF; from the exons AACATGTTTTTGCCAGCCTCCCACAGATGGAGCGTGGTGTTGCAAAAGTGATTGGCGGCGATCCCAAAGGAAACAACTTCCTGTATACCAATGGGAAGTGTGTCATCATCAGGAACATTGAT AACCCAGCCATAGCAGACATTTACACCGAACATGCACATAACGTAACTGTTGCCAAGTATTCCCCTTCTGGCTACTACATTGCATCAGGAG ATGTCTCTGGAAAACTTCGAATTTGGGACACCACCCAGAAGGAGCACATTCTCAAGAATGAGTTCTCGCCTTTTTCCGGCATTATCAAGGACATTGCATGGACTGAAGATAGCAAGAGGATCGCTATTGTTGGAGAAGGACGAGAGAA GTTTGGGGCAGTGATCCTTTGGGACTCTGGCAACTCAGTTGGTGAAATATCAGGACACTGCAAAAGAATCAACAGCGTGGACATAAGACAGTGTCGCCCTTATCGCCTTGCCACAGGCAGTGATGACACCTGTTCGTCCTACTATGAGGGGCCTCCCTACAagttcaaaaacacaaaacat GAGCACAGCCAGTTTGTCCACTGTGTTCGTTTTTGTCCAGATGGAGAACGTTATGTCACAGCCGGAGCTGATGGCAAG atttgtaTATATGATGGGAAAACTGGCGACTTCATCAGCCCGCTGGGTGGAGAAAAGGCCCACAACGGAGGAATCTATGCA GTCAGCTGGAGCCCTGACAGCTCCCAACTCATCTCTGCCTCAGGGGACAAGACGGTGAAACTATGGGATGTGGCTACAGGTACGGCTGTCACCACCTTCAACATGGGCACCGATGTAGCCGACCAGCAGCTGGGCTGCCTGTGGCAGAAGGACCACCTCCTCAGCATCTCCCTGTCAGGATACATCAACTACCTGGACAAGAACAACCCTGACAGGCCCATTCGCGTAATCAAG GGACACAGCAAATCCATTCAGTGTCTTGTGGTTCACAACAGCAAAGGACAACAGTACATCTACTCTGGCAGCAATGATGGACACATCA ATTACTGGGATGCAGATTCTGGGGAGAATGACTGCTTCTCAGGGAAAGGCCACACCAACCTGGTGAGCAAGATGGCAGTCACTGAAGCTGATGAACTGGTGACCTGCAGCATGGATGATACACTGCGCTACACCAGCATCAACAAGAAGGAGTACAG TGGTACAGACATGGTAAAGATGGATTTCCAGCCTAAAAGTGTGTCAGTAGCATCTGGGGGGCTGTCACTGGCTGTGTGCATTGGACAG GTTATCTTGCTGAAGGATAAGAAGAAGGTCTTCACATTGGACAATCTCAGCTATGAACCCGAGGTTGGAGTCATGCACCCTAATGGCACCACTGCTGCCGTGGGGGGAACG GATGGGAACGTGTATCTGTACTCAGTTCAGGGCAACACTCTGAAGGACGAGGGTAAAATTGTGGAGGTTAAAGGGCCAGTCACAGACTTGGCTTACTCTAACGATGGAGCCCATCTGGCTGTCATTGATGAGAGAAAGGTTGCCACAGTTTTTAATGTGGCTGATGGCTACTCA ACCAACACTGAGTTTTACGGACACCATGCCAAACCAGTGAGCTTGGCCTGGTCACCTGATAATGAGCACTTTGCCACTGGTGGGATGGACATGATGGTGTTTATCTGGACACTTGGTGATACTGACAAGAGGATTAAACTCCCAG ACACTCACCGGTTGCACCATGTCAGTGGCCTGGCCTGGGTAGACGAGCACACTCTAGTCACCACCTCCTACGACGCAAGCATCAAGCAGTGGACTGTTTCATTCTGA